CGCAGACTCCAATCAGGTAAAGAAATTGATTATTATGCACAGCCAAGTCCGACCGGAGTATCATAATTTTGCTTAGAAATTAGCGACTTTCGCCGATTCCCTTCGCCTCTAAACATGAAAGTTCCATTATGTCAGAAAAGAGTCCCCCCCTGGTGGGTGTGATCATGGGTAGTCAATCCGACTGGGATACGATGAAAGAGGCGGCTGCCCTGCTGGAACAGTTCAATGTAGCTCATGAATGCCGCGTGGTCTCGGCACACCGGACTCCCGATTGGATGAACGAATACGCCAAGACTGCGGAAGAACGGGGGCTGGAAGTCATCATCGCAGGGGCGGGTGGCGCCGCCCATCTGCCGGGAATGGTTGCCGCGCAAACGGTGTTGCCGGTTCTCGGCGTGCCCGTCAAAAGTCGGGCTTTAAAAGGGCTTGATTCGCTGCTCTCAATTGTACAAATGCCGGGTGGCGTGCCTGTCGGAACGTTGGCCATCGGAGAGTCGGGGGCAAAGAATGCGGCGCTGTTGGCGATACGTATTCTGAGCAACTCCCGCCCGGAACTACGCCAACAGATGCACGAGTTCTGTAAAAATCAAACCGATAGCGTACTGGAAAATTCTGAACTATGAGTGATTTGATTCCTCCCGGTTCAACGCTGGGCATGCTGGGAAGCGGCCAACTCGGTCGCATGTTTGCCATCGAAGCCCGCCGCCTGGGATATGGCGTGCATGTATTTTCCCCCGAACGTCAGACTCCCACGGGTCAAGTGGCTGATGTCGAAATCTGCGCGGCGTATGACGATCTGGAAGCGGTCGCCAATTTTGCCAAGAATGTCGATGTGATTTCGTTCGAGTTTGAGAATGTGCTCTCGGAAACGACAGAGACCGCCTCGAAATACGCGCCCGTGCGACCCGGCGCAAATGTGTTGCATATGGCACAAAATCGGATTCGTGAAAAATCGCAACTGCGTGATGCCGGTATTCCAGTCACGCCGTTTGCTGTCGTGCGTTCGGTTGAGGAATTAAACGGCGCGTTGAACGAGTTGGGTAGTCCGGCTGTACTGAAGTCGGCCACGTCCGGCTATGATGGCAAAGGACAGGTCAAAATTGATACTCCCGAAGTTGCAGAAGCGGCCTGGAATGAAGTGGGGGCGGAGGAAACGGTACTCGAAGCCTTCATCGATTACACATGTGAACTCTCGGTCGTGGGTGTGCGGGGGATCGATGGAGACTTTGCCGTCTATGGTCCGATGAAAAACGACCATGTGAATCACATCCTCGATATTTCCGTTTTTCCCTCTGGTGTTGGAGATGCCATTGCAAAAGAGGCGATCGAAATCACACGGGCGGTGTTTGAGCACCTGGACGTAGTCGGGGTGATGTGCGTCGAATTCTTTCTGACCGTTGATCAGCGACTGATGATCAACGAAATCGCACCGCGGCCGCATAACTCCGGGCACCTGACCATCAATGGTCACGTAACGTGTCAATTCGAACAACAGGTACGAGCGATTTGTGGACTGCCTTTAGGCAGCACAGACTCTCTCGGACCGACGGCGATGGCGAATCTGCTGGGCGATCATTTGGAAGCGGGGCAGCCGAACTGGAACGCGCTGAAACAGTTCAACGATGTCAAACTGCATCTCTACGGCAAACGTGAATCAAGAATTGGTCGCAAAATGGGGCACTTGACGGCGCTGGCAGAAACTCCTGAAGCGGCTGTCGAACGCGTCCAACAGGCACGCACAGCGATTTTTAACGGCTGAGTTATTTGCCGCGCACATTACCCCAGAGTTCGATGTGCATCCGCCGCGAGACCTGACAACCGGCTTGCTTTGCCGCTTCCTGCAACCAGTCCATCCGTTCGTTGAGCATCTCTGCTGTTGTCCCTTGCGGCATCAAGTAAACGTGTGCCCGGTCAATGTCGGGATAGCGTTCCAGATACGCTTCGATTTCGTGCAGGTCTTCCCGTTGATCGACAACAAATTTGATCTGATAGGGATACTGCTTAATGAGCTCATGGATCACATGCGGCTGATCGCGTCTTGCATCATGACGATGTGCCCAAGCAGGGTCTTTGACGGGTGTGGAGTTTGACAGTTTAGGACTGATCGACATCAGGTCTGCCCGCACATCCTGCAAGATGGTCCCTGCCGTCTCGATGGTGATCACCTTGCCTGCCGTATGCAGACGTTGTGTCAACGTTTCAACTTCGTGGGTTACCATTGGTTCTCCACCAGTCACCACCGCATGCTCACAATCGTATTGCGCGATGTGTTCCATGATGGCGTCGACCGACATTTTCTCTCCCTCGGGCTCCCACGACGTATAAGGAGTATCACAGAACCAGCACCGCAAATTGCAGCCACTGGTGCGAATAAAAATCGAGGGGACTCCGATCCACTTACCTTCACCCTGGGGTGAGTGAAAAATTTCTGAGATCAACAAAAGAAACGCATCCTGAAACGAGAGGAAAAAAGAATGATCCTCATCTTAATAGAAAGCGTTCCTTCTTGCATTGAAATGCGCGGTCAAAGCGTGGTAACTTTAGCGAAAAAACAATTCAACGTGGATAACTATTTGACTCTTCAGAATTTAGGACAATATCATGCGCCATGACTCTCGCCAGCCTGATCAACTTCGCCCCATCAAAGTCGAACGTGGATACACCAAAGCCACCCCAGGCAGTATCCTGATTTCGGCCGGTGATACCGTCGTGCTTTGCACAGCCAGTCTGGACGATAGTGTTCCCCCCTGGAAAAAGCATGAAGAAAATCCCGGTGGCTGGGTCACAGCAGAGTACAACATGCTCCCCGGTAGTACATCCCCTCGTAAAAAACGTCGTGCCGACGGACGTTCAAGCGAAATTCAACGGCTCATTGGTCGCAGCCTGCGGGCGGTTGTCGACTTTGATGCGTTAGGACCACGGACGATTACCGTTGACTGTGATGTCCTGCAGGCCGATGGCGGTACGCGTACGCTGAGTATTACCGGCGGCTTTCTGGCGCTATTGGATACGGTACTTTCAATTCCCGATACGTGCGAACTGGCCGAAGGGGAGATCTTTGATCCGAAAAAAGTATTCTCAAACAGCGTCGCCGCGGTGAGCGTGGGTGTGGTGAATAATCAACCCGTGCTCGACCTGGATTACATCGAAGACAGCACCGCGGGAGTCGATATGAATGTGGTAATGACTGGCAGCGGGGATTTTGTTGAGGTTCAGGGAACTGCGGAAGGACAAATTTTTGACCGCGGATTACTCGACGCGCAACTCGAACTGGCTACGTCTGGAATTCAGCAACTGTCGGCGATTCAGAAAGAGTGTATTGGTGAAGTGTGGCCGATTTGATTTTTTTCTACCACGAAAAGCGCTAAAGGCACGAACGAGATTAGTTTAATGCGTTGCAGTGATAGGATCTGGTTTCTCAGGGTATCTTTTTCCAGCAAATTATGGTTTCATTAGTTATGAATTACTATGGCCTTTTTATTACCATGTTTTTGCTGACGGTCGTGGGTTGTGGAAACGATGATCCACAGCCGGACGATCCCGCGAATGATTTCTCGATGTTAGATCTAACCGATCCTGATGAGATTGCAGACTGGGAGGCGAGTTCTGATAACATTGATCATTCAAAAATCAAAGTTGTCAAACTGAGTTACTTTTACGATGTACTTGGCAACAAAAAACCGAAACCACCTCGCGCTGTGGCAATCGAAATCAGCAAAT
The Gimesia aquarii DNA segment above includes these coding regions:
- a CDS encoding 7-carboxy-7-deazaguanine synthase QueE; the encoded protein is MLISEIFHSPQGEGKWIGVPSIFIRTSGCNLRCWFCDTPYTSWEPEGEKMSVDAIMEHIAQYDCEHAVVTGGEPMVTHEVETLTQRLHTAGKVITIETAGTILQDVRADLMSISPKLSNSTPVKDPAWAHRHDARRDQPHVIHELIKQYPYQIKFVVDQREDLHEIEAYLERYPDIDRAHVYLMPQGTTAEMLNERMDWLQEAAKQAGCQVSRRMHIELWGNVRGK
- the rph gene encoding ribonuclease PH; this encodes MRHDSRQPDQLRPIKVERGYTKATPGSILISAGDTVVLCTASLDDSVPPWKKHEENPGGWVTAEYNMLPGSTSPRKKRRADGRSSEIQRLIGRSLRAVVDFDALGPRTITVDCDVLQADGGTRTLSITGGFLALLDTVLSIPDTCELAEGEIFDPKKVFSNSVAAVSVGVVNNQPVLDLDYIEDSTAGVDMNVVMTGSGDFVEVQGTAEGQIFDRGLLDAQLELATSGIQQLSAIQKECIGEVWPI
- a CDS encoding 5-(carboxyamino)imidazole ribonucleotide synthase, which codes for MSDLIPPGSTLGMLGSGQLGRMFAIEARRLGYGVHVFSPERQTPTGQVADVEICAAYDDLEAVANFAKNVDVISFEFENVLSETTETASKYAPVRPGANVLHMAQNRIREKSQLRDAGIPVTPFAVVRSVEELNGALNELGSPAVLKSATSGYDGKGQVKIDTPEVAEAAWNEVGAEETVLEAFIDYTCELSVVGVRGIDGDFAVYGPMKNDHVNHILDISVFPSGVGDAIAKEAIEITRAVFEHLDVVGVMCVEFFLTVDQRLMINEIAPRPHNSGHLTINGHVTCQFEQQVRAICGLPLGSTDSLGPTAMANLLGDHLEAGQPNWNALKQFNDVKLHLYGKRESRIGRKMGHLTALAETPEAAVERVQQARTAIFNG
- the purE gene encoding 5-(carboxyamino)imidazole ribonucleotide mutase is translated as MSEKSPPLVGVIMGSQSDWDTMKEAAALLEQFNVAHECRVVSAHRTPDWMNEYAKTAEERGLEVIIAGAGGAAHLPGMVAAQTVLPVLGVPVKSRALKGLDSLLSIVQMPGGVPVGTLAIGESGAKNAALLAIRILSNSRPELRQQMHEFCKNQTDSVLENSEL